One genomic region from Henningerozyma blattae CBS 6284 chromosome 2, complete genome encodes:
- the TBLA0B03240 gene encoding uncharacterized protein (similar to Saccharomyces cerevisiae DSK2 (YMR276W); ancestral locus Anc_8.837), which yields MISVNIKFKEEKFTIESELDELISDITIKIKDHLDIPPNNQRLIYSGRILDPEKTLKDYNFKDGHCIIVIIHKEEKNNLHPPPNNTTNLNPNNSVYPASNTPINSPTPFGEGNIITITTTSPDPYGVRSNEVHDPEVERELLQVLDHPRSFQENEMLLNNQNLLRFLIQTNPHLRHMDINGARQVLRDPRLQRAFMDVNFLNQQISLRRTAIEHANNGITHPGSSNETITVVTRIDESGNLVGNAVDQEQYRRNQIEVALQAHRQALDRLQNQNQQQQHPPPGK from the coding sequence ATGATTTCtgtaaatattaaatttaaagaagaaaagttTACTATTGAATCCgaattagatgaattaatttcagatattaccattaaaattaaagatcATCTAGATATACCACCAAATAACCAACGTTTAATTTATTCCGGTAGAATTTTAGATCCAgaaaaaactttaaaagattataattttaaagatggACATTGTATTATAGTTATCATAcataaagaagaaaaaaataatcttcATCCCCCTCCAAATAATACCACAAATctaaatccaaataattctGTTTATCCAGCCTCCAACACACCAATAAATTCCCCTACTCCATTTGGTGAAGGTAATATAATTACCATTACAACAACTAGTCCTGATCCATATGGTGTGAGATCTAATGAAGTTCATGATCCAGAAGTTGAAAGGGAATTATTACAAGTTTTAGATCATCCACGTTCTTTccaagaaaatgaaatgcTTTTAAACAATCAGAACTTATTaagatttttaattcaaacaaATCCTCATTTACGTCATATGGATATAAATGGTGCAAGACAAGTACTGAGAGATCCTAGATTACAAAGAGCATTTATGGAtgtgaattttttaaatcaacaAATTTCATTAAGAAGAACTGCCATTGAACATGCTAACAATGGTATTACTCACCCTGGTAGTAGCAATGAAACCATTACCGTCGTCACAAGAATTGATGAATCTGGAAATCTTGTTGGTAATGCAGTAGATCAAGAACAATATCGAAGAAATCAAATTGAAGTTGCTCTTCAAGCTCATAGACAAGCTCTAGATAGAttacaaaatcaaaatcaacagcaacagcatCCACCTCCAgggaaataa